In the genome of Triticum urartu cultivar G1812 chromosome 5, Tu2.1, whole genome shotgun sequence, one region contains:
- the LOC125509881 gene encoding LOW QUALITY PROTEIN: uncharacterized protein LOC125509881 (The sequence of the model RefSeq protein was modified relative to this genomic sequence to represent the inferred CDS: substituted 2 bases at 2 genomic stop codons), whose protein sequence is MAESETLDAFAGKLGSMAACYAALGSILEDAALVKKLLDSVPDRLYAAVAGIEQFCDVGTMPFEDALGRLKAFDERLRRRGEDGGNHGGEQLMFTAEQXQARERQXGRARDDDDGARSMASGFGGNKRGRCYKCGERRHFKCDCPQWKKAPAAERALLVDGDVEDAGLL, encoded by the coding sequence ATGGCGGAGTCCGAGACCCTGGACGCGTTCGCCGGCAAGCTGGGCAGCATGGCGGCGTGCTACGCGGCACTGGGCTCGATCCTGGAGGATGCGGCGCTCGTCAAGAAGTTGCTCGATTCGGTCCCAGATCGTCTGTACGCGGCGGTGGCGGGGATTGAGCAGTTCTGCGACGTCGGCACAATGCCGTTCGAGGACGCGTTGGGGCGGCTGAAGGCTTTCGACGAGAGGCTGCGTCGGCGCGGGGAGGACGGAGGCAACCATGGCGGCGAGCAGCTGATGTTCACCGCGGAACAGTGACAGGCGCGCGAGCGGCAGTGAGGCAGAGCTCGGGATGATGATGACGGGGCGCGCAGCATGGCATCGGGCTTCGGCGGCAACAAACGAGGCCGGTGCTACAAGTGTGGTGAGCGGCGTCACTTCAAATGTGACTGCCCGCAATGGAAGAAGGCGCCGGCGGCGGAGCGTGCCCTGCTGGTCGACGGCGACGTCGAGGACGCCGGGCTGCTCTAA
- the LOC125509887 gene encoding uncharacterized protein LOC125509887: MAESETLDAFAGRLGSMAARYAARGSILEDAALVKKLLDSVPDRLYAAVAGIEQFCDVGTMPFEDALGRLKAFDERLRRRGQDGGNHGGEQLMFTAAQWQARERQRGGARDDDDGARSMASGFGGNKRGRCYKCGERGHFKRDCPQWKKAPAAERALLVDGDVEDAGLL, from the coding sequence ATGGCGGAGTCCGAGACCCTGGACGCGTTCGCCGGCAGGCTGGGCAGCATGGCGGCGCGCTACGCGGCACGGGGCTCGATCCTGGAGGATGCGGCGCTCGTCAAGAAGTTGCTCGATTCGGTCCCAGATCGTCTATACGCGGCGGTGGCGGGGATTGAGCAGTTCTGCGACGTCGGCACAATGCCGTTCGAGGACGCGTTGGGGCGGCTGAAGGCTTTCGACGAGAGGCTGCGTCGGCGCGGGCAGGACGGAGGCAACCACGGCGGCGAGCAGCTGATGTTCACCGCGGCACAGTGGCAGGCGCGCGAGCGGCAGCGAGGCGGAGCTCGGGATGATGATGACGGGGCGCGCAGCATGGCATCGGGCTTCGGCGGCAATAAACGAGGCCGGTGCTACAAGTGTGGTGAGCGGGGTCACTTCAAACGTGACTGCCCACAATGGAAGAAGGCGCCGGCGGCGGAGCGTGCCCTGCTGGTTGACGGCGACGTCGAGGACGCCGGGCTGCTCTAA